Proteins encoded by one window of Streptomyces uncialis:
- a CDS encoding NUDIX domain-containing protein, which translates to MPESQTPTTNPVRNSHCSHCGAPYDAGNTGWPRTCVPCGGTAYGNPLPVAIVLQPVYDASGSALIVITRTVPPARGGLALPGGHVDHNEDWRNALVRELKEETGIDAASRDVRIVDALSSADGYLLLLGALPDRPVAELPPSTATDETEGWELLRRPQEMAFPLHTLAVHAWFEGRYH; encoded by the coding sequence ACCCCGTACGGAACTCCCACTGTTCGCACTGCGGAGCTCCCTACGACGCCGGAAACACCGGCTGGCCCCGAACCTGCGTCCCGTGCGGCGGCACCGCCTACGGGAACCCGCTGCCCGTGGCGATCGTCCTCCAGCCGGTCTACGACGCCTCGGGCTCCGCCCTGATCGTCATCACCCGGACCGTGCCACCCGCGCGCGGTGGCCTCGCCCTGCCCGGCGGCCACGTCGACCACAACGAGGACTGGCGGAACGCCCTCGTCCGCGAGCTCAAGGAAGAGACCGGCATCGACGCCGCCAGCCGTGACGTGCGGATCGTCGACGCCCTGAGCTCGGCCGACGGATACCTGCTCCTCCTCGGGGCCCTTCCGGACCGCCCCGTGGCCGAGCTGCCCCCCTCGACCGCCACCGACGAGACGGAGGGCTGGGAACTCCTGCGCCGCCCCCAGGAGATGGCCTTCCCCCTGCACACCTTGGCCGTCCACGCCTGGTTCGAGGGCCGCTACCACTGA
- a CDS encoding glycoside hydrolase family 31 protein, whose product MDGRDLWRSVKTVGSVGPARGLRALRAALRRQRTDAVGLTVRGAERARVPGGVTGVESGPGGGVIRFARSDLRILVTTTGAVFWGWDGVGPQPSYALSGAAPEADPRAMLEPDKDGGWRVVSERVTLAVSRSGAVEVRTPGGVVLRRDLPPRWWEPVAGEGGARWVQRSEVAADARFFGLGGRAGGPRLRGGVYRLWNSDPGGSSGPGDDPPHLTMPVQWVVADAGTHLVFHDTTWDGTVRLREGEEGAGSGHDRAGASELRADGGPLRCWVVVGSPARVLHAWVSLTGAPAVPPSWALGHHHATPGSGGAEEVRRVVAGYRSRGLPLDAVHLGVDHLDGRRVFTVDEARFPDVEGLARDLADDGVRLVSIVDPAVKAEPGNAVHESGRAADVFVRDGAGRPVTGTGWAGESVYPDFTDARVRAWWGGWYGERPARGFAGFWHDRNEPVAFVAFGEATLPRSARHALEGRGGDHREAHNVYALGMARAGYEGLLRSRPGERPFLFSRSGWAGLQRYGGTWSGDVATGWAGLRASLSLVIGTGLCGVPYSGPDVGGSTGDPSPELYLRWLQLGAYMPLFRTRSASWAGRREPWEFGPQVLGHAREALLERRRLSPYFVTLARLASRTGAPYVRPLWWGAPEDRAARECEDAFLLGDALLVAPVLEPGADRRAVRLPKGLWYDAVTGAGFSGPGQALVDAPLSRVPVLVRAGAVLPVRGADGGVELEVWPPARGRAGGGLVVADPGDGWDVPEVQRFTTRVRDGRVVVEREGGGPVGYPVRLREV is encoded by the coding sequence ATGGATGGTCGTGACCTGTGGCGTTCGGTGAAGACGGTCGGTTCGGTGGGTCCGGCGCGGGGGTTGCGGGCGCTGCGGGCGGCGCTGCGCAGGCAGCGGACGGACGCGGTGGGGCTGACGGTCCGGGGGGCCGAGCGGGCCCGGGTGCCGGGTGGGGTGACGGGGGTCGAGTCGGGGCCGGGCGGTGGGGTGATCCGGTTCGCGCGGTCGGATCTGCGCATCCTGGTGACGACGACGGGGGCGGTGTTCTGGGGGTGGGACGGGGTGGGGCCGCAGCCGTCGTACGCGCTGTCGGGGGCGGCTCCGGAGGCCGATCCCCGGGCGATGCTGGAGCCGGACAAGGACGGTGGCTGGCGGGTCGTGTCGGAGCGGGTCACGCTCGCGGTATCGCGGAGCGGCGCGGTCGAGGTGCGTACCCCGGGCGGGGTGGTGCTGCGGCGGGATCTGCCGCCGCGCTGGTGGGAGCCGGTGGCGGGCGAGGGCGGGGCGCGGTGGGTGCAGCGCTCGGAGGTGGCCGCGGACGCGCGGTTCTTCGGGCTCGGGGGGCGGGCCGGCGGGCCGCGGCTGAGGGGTGGTGTGTACCGGCTGTGGAACAGCGATCCGGGGGGTTCGTCCGGTCCGGGTGACGATCCGCCGCATCTGACGATGCCGGTGCAGTGGGTGGTGGCCGACGCGGGTACCCATCTCGTCTTCCATGACACGACATGGGACGGGACCGTGCGTCTGCGGGAGGGCGAGGAGGGCGCGGGGTCGGGGCACGACCGGGCGGGGGCGTCGGAGCTGCGGGCCGACGGGGGGCCGCTGCGGTGCTGGGTGGTGGTGGGGTCCCCCGCGCGCGTGCTGCACGCGTGGGTGTCGTTGACGGGTGCTCCGGCGGTGCCTCCGTCGTGGGCGCTGGGGCATCATCACGCGACTCCGGGGTCCGGCGGCGCCGAGGAGGTGCGGCGGGTGGTGGCGGGGTACCGGAGCCGGGGGCTTCCGCTGGACGCGGTGCATCTCGGCGTCGACCATCTGGACGGGCGTCGGGTCTTCACCGTGGACGAGGCGCGGTTCCCCGATGTGGAGGGGCTGGCGCGGGATCTGGCGGACGACGGGGTGCGGCTGGTGTCGATCGTCGATCCGGCGGTGAAGGCGGAGCCCGGGAACGCGGTCCATGAGTCGGGGCGGGCGGCGGACGTGTTCGTGCGGGACGGTGCGGGGCGTCCGGTGACGGGCACGGGGTGGGCGGGTGAGTCGGTGTACCCGGACTTCACGGACGCGCGGGTGCGCGCGTGGTGGGGCGGGTGGTACGGGGAACGGCCGGCCCGGGGGTTCGCGGGGTTCTGGCACGACAGGAACGAGCCGGTCGCGTTCGTGGCGTTCGGGGAGGCGACGCTGCCGCGTTCGGCGCGGCACGCGCTGGAGGGCCGTGGCGGTGACCACCGGGAGGCCCACAACGTGTACGCGTTGGGCATGGCGCGGGCGGGGTACGAGGGGCTGCTGCGGTCGCGGCCGGGCGAGCGGCCGTTCCTGTTCTCGCGGTCGGGGTGGGCGGGGCTCCAGCGCTACGGGGGGACCTGGTCGGGGGATGTGGCGACAGGGTGGGCGGGGCTGCGGGCGTCCCTGTCGCTGGTGATCGGGACGGGGTTGTGCGGGGTGCCGTACTCGGGTCCCGATGTGGGCGGGTCGACGGGTGATCCGTCGCCGGAGCTGTATCTGCGGTGGCTCCAGCTGGGTGCGTACATGCCGTTGTTCCGGACGCGTTCGGCGTCGTGGGCGGGCCGCCGGGAGCCGTGGGAGTTCGGGCCCCAGGTGCTGGGGCACGCGCGGGAGGCGTTGCTGGAGCGGCGGCGGCTGTCGCCGTACTTCGTGACGCTGGCGCGGCTGGCGTCACGTACGGGGGCGCCCTATGTGCGTCCCTTGTGGTGGGGTGCTCCGGAGGACCGGGCGGCGCGGGAGTGCGAGGACGCGTTCCTGCTGGGTGACGCGTTGCTGGTGGCGCCGGTGCTGGAGCCGGGTGCCGACCGGCGGGCGGTGCGGCTGCCGAAGGGGCTCTGGTACGACGCGGTCACCGGTGCGGGGTTCTCGGGGCCGGGGCAGGCGCTGGTGGACGCGCCGTTGTCCCGGGTGCCGGTGCTGGTGCGTGCGGGGGCCGTGCTGCCGGTCCGGGGCGCGGACGGGGGTGTGGAGTTGGAGGTGTGGCCTCCCGCGCGCGGGCGCGCGGGAGGGGGGCTCGTGGTGGCCGACCCGGGTGACGGCTGGGACGTGCCGGAGGTGCAGCGGTTCACCACCCGGGTGCGGGACGGCCGGGTGGTGGTGGAGCGGGAGGGCGGTGGGCCGGTGGGGTACCCGGTGCGGCTGCGTGAGGTGTGA